A section of the Humulus lupulus chromosome 2, drHumLupu1.1, whole genome shotgun sequence genome encodes:
- the LOC133817187 gene encoding uncharacterized protein LOC133817187 has product MAEVNGNNMEEEVVLVAGNNSNNNKKYDFIDPYDPYWDGKPYPTPKSKPVDPYPDPDEPEDFEEDVLIVVNQLKLTDGFHVDYLPKGRRQWLAFNVRSADDEGGWKASRAAVAEFNRLKGADLKLSKVLSVLSRMAAGVHYDLTLQCTDGCFYEARIFMGIGDAIELITFRPAKHWPRPTMR; this is encoded by the exons ATGGCAGAGGTGAATGGAAACAACATGGAAGAAGAGGTGGTACTGGTAGCAGggaataatagtaataataataaaaaatatgattttattgatccTTATGATCCTTATTGGGATGGGAAACCTTACCCAACACCAAAATCCAAGCCCGTAGACCCCTACCCAGACCCAGATGAGCCAgaagattttgaagaagatgtgtTAATTGTTGTAAACCAACTGAAACTCACTGAT GGTTTTCATGTTGATTACCTTCCTAAAGGCAGAAGGCAGTGGCTTGCGTTTAACGTGCGCTCTGCTGATGATGAAGGGGGTTGGAAAGCATCTCGTGCAGCAGTTGCTGAATTTAACAGGCTCAAG GGTGCTGATTTGAAGCTTAGCAAGGTTCTGAGTGTGTTATCTAGGATGGCTGCAGGAGTGCATTACGATTTGACGTTGCAATGTACTGATGGTTGCTTCTATGAAGCTAGGATCTTCATGGGAATTGGCGATGCTATCGAGTTAATAACATTTAGGCCTGCAAAACATTGGCCAAGGCCAACAATGAGGTAA
- the LOC133817188 gene encoding pentatricopeptide repeat-containing protein At4g35850, mitochondrial-like has protein sequence MWRNGIRGLGGFWVLYEVVQIREQSNAIAMRLHKLITGQHRSLAQLLGRRYFSAAASTEEYAKRNYANNVSEYNTVIDSVSAQRRHFLLRDVYEDMVWTVCSQQGTRFIRSLREQ, from the exons ATGTGGAGAAACGGAATAAGGGGTTTGGGAGGTTTCTGGGTTTTATACGAAGTTGTTCAGATCAGAGAGCAGAGCAACGCCATTGCCATGAGGCTCCACAAGCTCATTACTG GGCAGCACAGGTCACTGGCCCAACTCCTGGGTCGCCGATACTTCTCCGCCGCCGCTTCGACGGAGGAATACGCAAAGAGGAACTATGCAAACAATGTTTCCGAGTACAATACTGTTATCGATTCCGTCTCAGCTCAGAGAAG GCACTTCTTGTTGAGGGATGTGTATGAGGATATGGTCTGGACGGTGTGCAGCCAACAAGGGACACGTTTCATTCGCTCATTGCGGGAACAATGA